In Phyllopteryx taeniolatus isolate TA_2022b chromosome 13, UOR_Ptae_1.2, whole genome shotgun sequence, the following are encoded in one genomic region:
- the LOC133488233 gene encoding uncharacterized protein LOC133488233, with protein sequence MYQQLKFPAVLTYKLACDLKVVHMLKDRSLGNSVTSLRRKIQEGHTLEWLRHSLEYLSVLEQLGVPTGVLGCMRPVPRKVWFLAAFVRAVIPHLPENKARITSVVGSVLKMDSTKNVRSRQRVRVVSIAQAPPQLLYVDRDCCCATGKGKVAAMFGDWKDLMVQLDVWHLMRRFARGVTTDAHILYGPFMARLSLAIFEWDAEDRNLLRRAEQGADGGRPVTLSARELARHCRRRTRGAKETERLIQEVLDHFWEAKDTMGMALLDQARTQHIWDTQRQHMACIQDPPGLPIYTKVGEVTRGGIKLPIFKCVSGSTSLECFHLHQCRFIPGLPAGGLDPVERGPSQGSRGGGPLDDLDTLLQLPPAQRFPKADAEAAETHGGGKLHYTGGVHRGAHRLGLPVRLDRRRAPSGPRS encoded by the exons ATGTACCAACAGCTGAAGTTCCCGGCCGTCCTCACGTACAA GTTGGCCTGCGACTTGAAGGTGGTGCACATGCTGAAGGACCGCTCGTTGGGCAACTCCGTTACCAGCCTGCGACGGAAAATCCAGGAGGGGCACACCTTGGAGTGGCTGAGGCACAGTTTGGAGTACCTCTCCGTGCTGGAGCAGCTGGGTGTTCCCACCGGCGTTCTAGGGTGCATGCGCCCTGTGCCCCGCAAAGTCTGGTTTCTGGCCGCCTTCGTGAGGGCGGTGATTCCACACCTTCCTGAGAACAAGGCCCGCATCACGTCGGTCGTCGGGAGCGTGCTGAAGATGGACTCCACCAAGAACGTACGTAGTCGTCAGAGGGTGCGCGTCGTTTCCATTGCGCAGGCCCCGCCTCAGCTTCTGTATGTGGACCGCGACTGCTGCTGCGCCACCGGGAAGGGCAAG GTCGCGGCCATGTTCGGCGACTGGAAGGATCTGATGGTGCAGCTGGACGTGTGGCACCTCATGCGGCGCTTCGCCAGGGGGGTTACCACAGACGCCCACATCCTCTACGGTCCCTTCATGGCCAGGCTGTCCCTGGCCATCTTCGAGTGGGACGCCGAGGACAGGAACCTGCTGAGACGGGCCGAGCAGGGCGCGGACGGCGGCCGACCGGTCACTCTTTCGGCCAGGGAGCTGGCCCGACACTGCCGTCGCCGCACCAGAGGGGCCAAGGAGACGGAGCGGCTCATCCAGGAGGTGCTGGACCACTTCTGGGAGGCCAAGGATACGATGGGCATGGCTCTCCTCGACCAGGCCAGGACTCAGCACATCTGGGACACGCAGCGCCAGCACATGGCCTGCATCCAGGACCCGCCTGGCCTACCCATATACACTAAGGTGGGGGAGGTGACGAGAGGTGGCATCAAGCTTCCGATATTCAAGTGTGTGTCAGGCTCCACTTCCCTGGAGTGCTTCCACCTCCACCAGTGCCGCTTCATTCCAG GTCTACCTGCTGGAGGGCTTGACCCGGTGGAACGAGGACCGAGCCAGGGCAGTCGTGGTGGGGGGCCTCTTGACGACCTTGACACGCTGCTACAACTCCCGCCTGCTCAGCGCTTTCCAAAAGCTGATGCAGAAGCTGCAGAAACCCACGGTGGTGGAAAACTACACTACACCGGGGGAGTACACCG GGGAGCTCATCGGCTTGGACTACCTGTACGCCTAGACCGGCGCCGTGCTCCATCTGGACCCCGGTCGTGA